Proteins from a genomic interval of Coccinella septempunctata chromosome 2, icCocSept1.1, whole genome shotgun sequence:
- the LOC123308764 gene encoding zinc finger protein 711-like: MDTGRQCVKIEEEVHIVGDDIKLEEKLDVLEQFVDEQGVHGRKEYISKNEESDPNNLITETVANQLSTASFTKLLPQMLETLKDSEWAHLETDYKESLMIPTKSVHLNIEDHNCTFCDFITNSRDVLQNHIDSVHLNIKEHKCHLCEYTTSRKFLIGRHVKSVHLKIKNHQCNLCDYVTNRKESLRSHIDSVHLNIRRNECHFCEYASSNKSNLEKHMKSVHSNIKEHKCHLCKYDTTSKANLRQHVNSVHLNIKKYKCQLCEYAASQKSTLDMHVKSVHLKIKEHKCHLCDYAACKNQDLAVHIKSFHLDIKEHKCHLCKYSTNVEPYLKKHIKTVHLNIKKYKCHLCEYASSVNKDLEVHIKSFHLKIKELGCHFCEFVTNIKCDLRRHINTVHLNIKEHKCHLCDYAANEKHHLERHVKSVHFKIKDHKCLQCDYDTTSKNLLQRHINVVHLNIKKHKCQFCDFVTSRKDRLGNHVSSVHLNIKEHKCDSCDYATSVKFNLNEHIKTVHLKIKTHKCPLCEYVTNRKHLLRKHVDSVHSNVKEEDK, from the exons ATGGATACAGGTAGACAATGTGTTAAAATTGAAGAAGAGGTGCATATTGTGGGTGACGA catTAAGTTAGAAGAAAAATTAGATGTTCTTGAACAATTTGTAGATGAACAAGGAGTTCATGGCAGAAAAGAATATATAAGCAAGAATGAAGAAAGTGACCCAAATAACTTAATCACAGAAACTGTTGCAAATCAATTATCAACAGCGTCTTTTACAAAACTATTGCCCCAAATGTTAGAAACACTGAAAGACTCCGAATGGGCTCACTTGGAGACAGATTATAAAGAGAGCCTTATGATACCTACAAAATCCgttcatttgaatattgaaGATCACAATTGCACCTTTTGTGATTTTATTACAAATTCAAGAGATGTCCTTCAAAACCATATTGattctgttcatttgaatataaaaGAACACAAATGTCATTTATGTGAATATACTACGAGTAGAAAATTCCTCATTGGGAGACATGttaaatctgttcatttgaaaatcaagaATCACCAGTGTAACTTGTGCGATTATGTTACAAATAGAAAAGAATCCCTTCGAAGTCATATTGATTCTGTCCATTTAAATATCAGGAGAAATGAATGTCACTTTTGTGAATATGCCTCGAGTAATAAAAGTAACCTCGAAAAACATATGAAGTCAGTTCATTCGAATATAAAAGAACACAAGTGTCACCTATGTAAGTATGATACAACTTCCAAAGCCAACCTGAGACAGCATGTCAACTCGGTTCATTTAAATATCAAGAAATATAAATGCCAATTATGTGAATACGCTGCAAGTCAAAAAAGTACTCTCGACATGCATGTAAAATCGgtccatttgaaaattaaggaacataaatgtcacttatgtgattATGCTGCGTGTAAAAATCAGGATCTGGCAGTACACATAAAATCTTTTCATTTGGATATCAAGGagcacaagtgtcatctatgcAAGTATTCCACGAATGTTGAACCTTACCTTAAGAAGCATATCAAAACGGTTCATTTAAATATCAAGAAAtacaagtgtcacttatgtgaatatgcttcgAGTGTGAATAAGGACCTGGAAGTACACATAAAATCtttccatttgaaaataaaGGAGCTCGGCTGTCATTTTTGCGAGTTTGTCACAAATATAAAATGTGACCTTCGGAGGCACATCAACACGGTTCATTTAAATATCAAGGAGCacaaatgtcacttatgtgattATGCCGCGAACGAGAAACACCACCTTGAGAGACAcgtaaaatctgttcatttcaaaataaaggATCACAAGTGTCTCCAATGCGATTATGATACAACCAGTAAAAATCTACTTCAGAGGCATATCAACGTggttcatttgaatatcaagaaacacaagTGTCAGTTCTGTGATTTCGTTACGAGTAGAAAAGATAGGCTGGGAAATCATGTCAGCTCTGTTCATTTAAATATCAAAGAGCATAAGTGTGACTCATGTGATTATGCCACAAGTGTGAAATTTAACCTCAATGAACACATTAAaacagttcatttgaaaataaagACACACAAGTGTCCCTTATGTGAGTATGTTACAAATAGAAAACATTTGCTTCGGAAGCATGTAGACTCTGTTCATTCGAACGTGAAGGAAGAAGACAAGTGA
- the LOC123308693 gene encoding zinc finger protein 64-like: MNEESYTNSIVMEVDANQSPASFTKEIAGVLDLPTKSESINLNQCDFSNCHLVGHPTREEKCIEEHIQYDHNDSPKDDEKWHAKLGIIDISEQFVDKEGVHDREEYIIKNEERYSNSLVKEVDANESNMSKKIDLDVIRNSIHWKIKQHKCQGKKVHLQKQVDSVHSNIKKRKCNFCDYAANGEYDIKKHVKSVHLKIKDYECHLCDYATSRRVMLQYHINRVHLKMKNHKCHYCDYAAFGTSEIRRHAKFVHSKIKDHFCEFVTSGNNASNKNEESHTNFLDIEDDANQSPASFTKVTPLVSDPLMSNSKPTNLEQCEFPKCDLVDCPAGEEKDLYDHIASLEDDSKPDVKSEIVDIYEEIVDEGVHGREKYIIKYEENQTPPSLTKEMYRVSDPLCKIEEHKCQLCYYSTSEKDILQKHVNSVHMKIKRHKCHLCEYAGYFKANLEAHIKSVHLKIREHRCHLCEFAASRYGSLDHIHENKATYGRAQASKKRREREEEEKSHFSVYENLSCLWLNSVVNKEKGILYGGEHRLQSR, translated from the exons ATGAATGAAGAAAGTTACACAAATTCCATAGTTATGGAAGTTGATGCAAATCAATCACCTGCCTCTTTTACCAAAGAAATAGCTGGAGTATTAGATCTACCGACTAAATCTGAATCGATAAACTTGAACCAGTGTGATTTTTCTAACTGTCATTTGGTTGGTCATCCTACACGTGAAGAAAAATGTATTGAGGAACACATACAGTATGACCATAATGACAGTCCTAAAGATGACGAGAAATGGCATGCTAAATTAGGAATCATAGACATTTCTGAGCAATTTGTAGATAAAGAAGGAGTTCATGATAGAGAGGAATACAtaattaaaaatgaagaaaGATACTCAAATTCCTTAGTTAAAGAAGTCGATGCAAATGAATCGAATATGAGTAAAAAAATTGACCTTGATGTAAtcagaaattcaattcattggAAAATTAAGCAACACAAGTGTCAGGGTAAAAAAGTGCACCTTCAGAAACAAGTCGATAGTGTTCATTCTAATATCAAGAAACGCAAATGTAACTTTTGTGATTATGCTGCCAATGGTGAATATGATATTAAAAAACAcgtaaaatctgttcatttgaaaattaaggattaCGAGTGTCATCTATGCGACTATGCTACAAGTAGAAGAGTTATGCTTCAGTATCACATCAACCGTGTTCATTTGAAGATGAAGAATCACAAATGTCACTATTGTGATTATGCTGCCTTTGGAACATCGGAGATTAGACGGCATGCTAAATTTGTTCATTCAAAAATCAAGGATCACTTCTGTGAGTTTGTTACAAGTGGAAATAATGCTAGTAACAAGAATGAAGAAAGTCACACAAATTTCTTAGATATCGAAGATGATGCAAATCAATCACCTGCTTCTTTTACCAAAGTGACGCCTCTTGTATCAGATCCATTGATGAGTAACTCTAAACCAACTAACTTGGAACAGTGTGAATTTCCTAAATGTGATTTGGTTGATTGTCCTGCAGGCGAAGAGAAGGATCTTTATGATCATATTGCCAGTCTTGAAGATGATAGTAAACCAGATGTTAAATCAGAAATTGTGGACATTTATGAAGAAATCGTAGATGAAGGAGTCCATGGTagagaaaaatatataataaagtATGAGGAGAATCAAACGCCTCCCTCTCTTACCAAAGAAATGTATCGAGTGTCGGATCCATTGTGTAAAATTGAGGAACACAAGTGTCAACTATGTTATTATTCAACAAGTGAAAAAGACATACTTCAAAAACATGTTAATTCTGTTCATATGAAAATCAAAAGACACAAATGCCACCTTTGCGAATATGCTGGGTATTTCAAGGCGAACCTTGAGGCTCAcataaaatctgttcatttaaaaattaGGGAACACaggtgtcacttatgtgaatttgCTGCGAGT AGATATGGATCTCTGGATCATATCCATGAAAACAAAGCCACTTACGGTCGAGCCCAAGCGTCGAAAAAAAGACGCGaacgagaagaagaagaaaaaagccACTTTTCTGTGTATGAGAATCTTAGTTGTCTGTGGTTGAACTCCGTGGTGAACAAAGAAAAAGGAATTCTCTATGGTGGtgaacacagattacagagtaggtGA
- the LOC123308779 gene encoding zinc finger Y-chromosomal protein 1-like, with product MGELCINQRQLSGINIKEEVHITCDEVKLKEEKIVDIFEQFIDKEEVFDREKYIIRNEETNSNFLIKKVDASLSTASFTEEVSYPPSNKLQPLLHMEQCEFPKCENDYSSGEEKYLEEHIQYDQTASIESGVNPIHLNIKQHKCHRCEFAGSVKSELKRHMKSVHLRIKEYRCHLCEYTANVKPKLDRHVKSVHLKIKEHECHLCEYATSRKEYLQSHVERIHLNVKKYKCQLCEYAASTKVYLQNHVDFVHLNIKKNKCHLCDYAASEKSTVQKHVKSVHLKIKKHKCHLCEFVTSRKWDLQSHVERVHLEVKRYECHFCDYAAFLKPALEVHIKSNHLNIKEHRCHLCEYAANRKMDLEVHIKSVHLKIKDYKCQLCEFAANVKQKLDRHVKSVHLKIKGHKCQHCDFVTSRKDALRKHVERVHLNIKKQESSLCEYAPCEEHPTTSKICSIEN from the exons atgGGCGAACTATGTATCAATCAGAGACAACTCTCTGGTATCAATATTAAAGAAGAGGTACACATTACCTGTGATGA AGTGAAGTTGAAAGAAGAAAAGATCGTGGACATTTTTGAACAATTTATAGACAAAGAAGAAGTTTTTGATAGGGAGAAATATATAATTCGGAATGAGGAAACTAACTCAAATTTCTTGATTAAAAAAGTCGATGCAAGTTTGTCAACTGCCTCGTTTACCGAAGAAGTATCATATCCACCAAGTAATAAACTCCAACCACTGCTTCACATGGAACAGTGTGAATTTCCTAAATgtgaaaatgattattcttcaggTGAAGAGAAATATCTTGAGGAGCACATACAGTATGATCAAACAGCCAGTATTGAAAGTGGCGTAAACCCtattcatttgaatattaagCAACACAAGTGTCATCGATGTGAATTTGCTGGGAGTGTAAAATCTGAACTCAAAAGACACATGAAATCGGTTCATTTGAGAATTAAGGAATACaggtgtcacttatgtgaatatacAGCGAATGTTAAACCAAAACTTGATAGACACGTAAAATCtgtccatttgaaaattaaggaacacGAATGTCATTTATGTGAGTATGCTACAAGTAGGAAAGAGTACCTTCAATCACATGTCGAGCGAATTCATTTAAATGTTAAGAAATACAAATGTCAACTTTGCGAGTATGCTGCAAGCACTAAAGTGTACCTACAAAATCATGTTGACtttgttcatttgaatatcaagaAAAACAAATGTCACTTGTGTGACTATGCCGCCAGTGAGAAGAGTACCGTCCAAAAACATGTAAAATCTGtgcatttgaaaattaaaaaacacaagtgtcatctatgtgagTTTGTTACGAGTAGAAAATGGGATCTTCAAAGTCATGTGGAGCGTGTCCATTTGGAAGTTAAGAGATACGAATGCCACTTCTGTGACTATGCTGCATTCTTGAAACCAGCCCTCGAAGTTCACATTAAATCTAATCATTTGAATATCAAGGAACATCGGTGCCACTTATGCGAATATGCTGCGAATAGAAAAATGGATCTTGAAGTACACatcaaatctgttcatttgaaaattaaggactACAAGTGTCAATTATGTGAATTTGCTGCTAACGTAAAACAAAAACTTGATAGACACGTGAAATCCGTTCATTTAAAAATTAAGGGACACAAGTGTCAGCATTGTGATTTTGTTACGAGTAGAAAAGACGCTCTTCGAAAGCATGTTGAACgtgttcatttgaatatcaagaAACAGGAAAGTAGCCTTTGTGAATATGCTCCCTGTGAGGAACATCCAACAACAAGCAAGATctgttcaattgaaaattga
- the LOC123308756 gene encoding zinc finger protein 64-like yields the protein MEGERCINIKEEKQITYNEVKLQEKFGIVDMFEEFINDERVHHGEKYKNEKCNLNSTVIEVNASFTKEMPPGLDPLMNNSKTTDLEQCELPKCHLVNYTSGEKKYLDEQDDHTARPKDDNKWDVKLEIAEISQQSRDEEVHDRDEYNIIKKEESYSKSLVIEVHVNQSPASFTKVTPRVLDPLMNISETTDLEKCEFPKCHLVDYPADEQYDLTTICKDDKKWDVKSEKMDICEQFIDEESVHEREEYEMKNEESTPNSIVLEMNQVLDPANEVKEHKCHLCEFFTSRREYLLRHVKRVHSNINKHKCHLCEYAATSRKTLNIHIKSVHIKNEEHKCHLCDYFTSRKWNLRKHVDTVHMNIKKYKCHLCEYAAYLKETLDAHVKSVHLKIRKHRCHLCEFAASRKNSLEAHIQCVHLKTGEHKCHLCEFTASRKNELDVHINGVHLNMEKHKCHLCDYAASTKSIIQHHVKSVHLKIREHRCHLCEFAASEKRNLDRHIKSVHLKMREHRCHLCEYAASVKEKLDGHVKSVHLKIKDHECHLCDYVTSRKVSLKKHIDCVHSNVKKHKCHLCEFAANQKSNIQRHVKTVHLKIKKYRCHLCEFAASEKRNLERHVKSVHLKIREHKCHLCEYAASVKEKLDGHVKSVHLKVR from the exons ATGGAGGGTGAACGTTGTATTAATATTAAAGAAGAGAAACAAATTACCTATAATGA AGTGAAGTTACAAGAAAAATTTGGAATCGTGGACATGTTTGAAGAGTTCATTAATGATGAACGTGTCCATCATGGAgagaaatataagaatgaaAAATGTAACTTAAATTCTACAGTTATAGAAGTCAATGCTTCTTTCACCAAAGAAATGCCTCCAGGATTAGATCCACTGATGAATAACTCTAAAACAACTGACTTGGAGCAGTGTGAATTGCCTAAATGTCACTTGGTTAATTatacttcaggagaaaagaaGTATCTTGATGAACAGGACGATCATACTGCCAGACCTAAAGATGACAATAAATGGGATGTTAAATTAGAAATTGCGGAAATTTCTCAACAGTCCAGAGATGAAGAAGTTCATGATAGAgatgaatataatataataaagaaGGAAGAAAGTTACTCAAAATCTTTAGTTATAGAAGTTCATGTAAATCAATCACCTGCCTCTTTTACCAAAGTGACGCCTAGAGTATTAGATCCATTGATGAATATCTCTGAAACAACTGACTTGGAAAAGTGTGAATTTCCTAAATGTCACTTGGTTGATTATCCTGCAGATGAACAGTATGATCTTACTACCATTTGTAAAGATGACAAGAAGTGGGATgttaaatcagaaaaaatggataTTTGTGAACAATTCATAGATGAAGAAAGTGTTCATGAGAGGGAAGAATATGAAATGAAGAATGAAGAAAGTACCCCAAATTCCATAGTTTTAGAAATGAATCAAGTATTAGATCCTGCAAATGAAGTTAAGGAACACAAGTGTCATTTATGTGAGTTTTTTACGAGTAGAAGAGAGTACCTTCTGAGGCATGTCAAGCGTGTTCATTCGAATATTAATAAACATAAATGCCACCTTTGTGAATATGCTGCAACTTCTAGAAAAACCCTCAACATTCACATAAAATCTGTTCATATAAAAAATGAAGAACACAAGTGTCATTTATGCGACTATTTTACCAGTAGAAAATGGAATCTTCGAAAGCACGTTGACACTGTTCATATGAATATTAAGAAATACAAATGCCACCTTTGTGAATATGCTGCGTATTTAAAAGAAACCCTTGATGCTCAcgtaaaatctgttcatttaaaaattaGGAAACACAGGTGTCACTTATGCGAATTTGCTGCGAGTAGAAAAAATTCCCTTGAGGCACACATACAATGTGTTCATTTGAAAACTGGGGAACACAAGTGTCACTTGTGCGAATTTACTGCTAGTAGAAAAAACGAACTCGACGTGCACATTAATGGTGTTCATTTGAATATGGAGAAACACAAATGTCACTTGTGTGATTATGCTGCAAGTACTAAAAGTATCATCCAGCATCACGTGAAAtccgttcatttgaaaattagagAGCACAGGTGCCACTTATGTGAGTTTGCTGCGAGTGAAAAACGAAACCTCGATAGACAcataaaatctgttcatttgaaaatgagGGAACACAGGTGTCACCTATGCGAGTACGCTGCGAGTGTTAAAGAAAAACTTGATGGACAcgtaaaatctgttcatttgaaaatcaaaGATCACGAGTGTCACCTATGTGACTACGTTACAAGTAGAAAAGTGAGCCTCAAAAAGCACATCGACTGCGTTCATTCGAATGTCAAGAAACACAAATGTCACCTGTGTGAATTCGCTGCTAATCAGAAATCCAACATTCAGCGACATGTAAaaactgttcatttgaaaatcaagaAATACAGGTGTCACTTATGCGAGTTTGCCGCGAGTGAAAAACGAAACCTTGAAAGACACGttaaatctgttcatttgaaaattagagAACACAAGTGTCACCTATGTGAGTATGCTGCGAGTGTAAAAGAAAAGCTTGATGGACACGTAAAATCTGTCCATTTGAAAGTTAGGTAA
- the LOC123308772 gene encoding uncharacterized protein LOC123308772 encodes MASSSSCVLPVGINMEKMQQISKLVNGDDNPFKCAVCKHYLSISPIVHNDVLGSICGRDLCKKLAASQGTNYRQSAYEGLAKVFEFPCMYEESGCKEVLPWNEIGEHELICEFMKLCCPFSTDQFEDEEKICTWEGNTSEILGHMEEVHSPHRFENYVQISIEQDMKRNKLLFSRIQDSIVILLVIVGAESETYWKAWTGPEIWKNFNYKIEISSEKGQSLTVSKFQKAELLHPTFFKSKIDNSWFKINVDSIKNLFDSPYFLTTKFYVKGFLIGSPENLSCHDINSLLPMPTITCRNHNCENQAEKFIYVCRSNKDHKFCNKCGSVKCPFCNARHVFSGLVRTTMKVLFKVSFEFCILCKENVQCLSAHLSNCHNEFIFNLGEYNNFRLKYHFFSFDDHIFLLSKKIEENRDRTFSVICLGFHTVTYKYELKLVTTKPSYSAITFTNFCYAGLINYLNYTIGENYNSCIYETLIPETLYNSIFPFGDNEDNIKFKLNIFKI; translated from the coding sequence ATGGCGTCTTCGAGCAGTTGTGTGTTGCCTGTTGGtatcaatatggaaaaaatgcAGCAAATTTCGAAACTAGTGAATGGTGATGATAATCCATTTAAGTGCGCTGTTTGTAAGCATTATTTGTCAATATCACCCATTGTGCACAATGATGTTTTGGGTAGCATTTGCGGACGAGACCTCTGTAAGAAGTTGGCAGCTTCGCAAGGTACAAATTATCGACAAAGTGCCTATGAGGGGTTagcaaaagtttttgaatttccATGTATGTACGAAGAAAGTGGATGCAAGGAAGTACTTCCATGGAATGAAATAGGAGAACACGAATTAATTTGTGAATTCATGAAATTATGTTGTCCCTTTTCGACCGACCAATTtgaagatgaagaaaaaatatgtaCATGGGAAGGAAACACATCTGAAATCTTAGGTCATATGGAAGAAGTTCACTCGCCACATAGGTTCGAAAATTATGTACAGATCAGTATTGAGCAAGATATGAAGAGAAATAAATTATTGTTTTCAAGGATTCAAGATAGTATTGTGATACTTTTGGTAATTGTGGGTGCAGAATCTGAGACTTATTGGAAAGCATGGACAGGTCCAGAAATTTGGAAAAACTTTaattataaaattgaaatttcttcagAAAAAGGACAAAGCTTGACTGTATCAAAATTCCAGAAGGCTGAACTCTTACACCCTACTTTCTTCAAAAGTAAAATTGATAACAGCTGGTTCAAAATCAATGTTGATTCTATAAAAAATTTGTTTGATTCTCCTTACTTTTTGACCACTAAGTTTTATGTGAAGGGATTTTTAATTGGTTCCCCAGAGAATCTTTCTTGTCACGACATAAATTCATTATTGCCAATGCCAACTATAACATGCCGTAATCATAATTGTGAAAATCAAGCAGAAAAATTCATTTATGTTTGTAGAAGTAATAAAGACCACAAATTTTGTAATAAATGTGGCAGTGTTAAATGTCCTTTCTGCAATGCGAGACATGTATTTTCTGGTTTGGTTCGAACGACAATGAAAGTACTTTTCAAGGTATCATTTGAATTTTGCATATTGTGTAAAGAAAATGTTCAATGCCTATCTGCCCATTTGAGTAATTGTCACAATGAGTTTATTTTCAACCTTGgtgaatataataatttcaggtTGAAATATCACTTTTTCTCTTTTGATGATCATATCTTCCTTTTATCAAAAAAAATCGAAGAAAATCGCGATCGTACATTCTCAGTGATCTGTTTAGGATTCCATACTGTTACATATAAATACGAACTCAAGCTGGTGACCACCAAACCTTCATATTCTGCAATTACATTCACTAACTTTTGCTATGCtggattaattaattatttgaattatACTATTGGGGAAAATTATAATAGTTGCATATATGAAACTTTAATACCTGAAACTTTGTATAATTCGATTTTTCCTTTTGGTGATAATGAGGATAACATCAAGTTCAAATTGAATatcttcaaaatttga
- the LOC123308692 gene encoding uncharacterized protein LOC123308692, with translation MTQDPSDVGKVGESSKLIGSELSETSDLSATASASDLSATLTASDLSATDMSVALAASDLSGKVDSLEVFDTEKFAAPHTKTSCCTSTASDGRSVTQTLSDIGRVEEFPKLSGLNYLKLQQLQICLLHAMIIAPVC, from the exons ATGACCCAGGACCCATCAGATGTTGGTAAAGTTGGGGAGTCCTCAAAATTGATTGGTTCTGAATTATCAGAAACTTCAGATTTGTCTGCTACCGCAAGTGCTTCAGATTTATCTGCCACATTGACTGCTTCCGATTTATCTGCTACAGACATGTCTGTTGCTTTGGCCGCTTCAGATTTATCAGGCAAAGTGGATTCCTTAGAAGTATTTGATACTGAAAAATTTGCAGCACCACATACAAAAAC ttcaTGTTGCACATCGACTGCTTCAGATGGAAGGAGTGTGACCCAGACTCTCTCAGATATTGGTAGAGTAGAGGAATTTCCAAAACTGAGTGGTCTGAACTATCTAAAACTTCAACAGCTTCAGATTTGTCTGCTACATGCAATGATTATTGCACCAGTCTGTTGA
- the LOC123308786 gene encoding zinc finger Y-chromosomal protein 1-like — MEGNSCINIEEDVHITCDEVKLEKKLGIMDIFEEFIDEKGVHDREKYIIKNEESNPNFLIEKVDASKSTASCVRETAQTLDPLCNKLERPYHWEQSEFPKYQNDYPPGEEKYRDEHIEYDHTASPKDDKQWSVESLPLNVKNYKCPMCDFETNYEEKLSFHIKSVHLSIKCDLCEFVTTEKHNLQRHVLRVHLDLKKHKCHFCEYVTDRKGSLQKHVDSVHLNIKNHKCNFVNMLQVLSKNSICT, encoded by the exons ATGGAAGGTAATTCTTGTATCAATATTGAAGAAGACGTACATATCACATGTGATGA agtgaaattagaaaaaaaattaggaatcatggacatttttgaagaattcattgacGAAAAAGGAGTTCATGATAGAGAGAAATATATAATTAAGAATGAAGAGAGCAACCCGAATTTCTTGATTGAAAAAGTGGATGCGAGTAAATCAACAGCATCTTGTGTTAGAGAAACAGCTCAGACATTAGATCCACTATGCAATAAACTTGAACGTCCATATCACTGGGAACAGAGTGAATTTCCTAAATATCAAAATGATTATCCTCCAGGTGAGGAAAAATATCGTGATGAACACATAGAGTATGATCATACTGCAAGTCCTAAAGATGACAAGCAATGGAGTGTTGAATCTCTGCCTTTGAATGTCAAGAATTATAAGTGTCCTATGTGTGATTTTGAGAccaattatgaagaaaaactttcatttcacataAAGTCTGTACATTTGAGTATTAAGTGCGACTTGTGTGAGTTTGTTACAACTGAAAAACATAACCTTCAAAGGCACGTCTTGCGTGTTCATTTGGATCTAAAGAAACACAAGTGTCATTTCTGTGAGTATGTCACAGACAGAAAAGGCTCGCTTCAAAAACATGTAGATTCTGTTCATTTAAATATCAAGAACCACAAATGTAATTTTGTGAATATGCTGCAAGTGTTAAGCAAAAACTCGATATGCACGTGA